A region from the Mercenaria mercenaria strain notata chromosome 7, MADL_Memer_1, whole genome shotgun sequence genome encodes:
- the LOC128558473 gene encoding uncharacterized protein LOC128558473 isoform X1, giving the protein MEKKGETGNKTVGNEVFTDYTNTSTAQMIGIPSELVSKGTSLGHQTKTVEIGKEETLLILRSYLAHTTKWKDILKYVKQNIGQLPQAAKKLYRTASAKQLRDRMTTKLEKLIYQQAEKIEDKDICSAIQDIQMMERILVKRKLSQPKKT; this is encoded by the exons ATGGAGAAGAAAGGGGAGACTGGG AATAAAACAGTGGGAAATGAAGTATTTACGGACTACACTAATACCTCTACTGCGCAAATGATTGGAATACCAAGTGAACTCGTCTCGAAGG GAACATCTCTAGGGCACCAAACGAAAACAGTTGAAATAGGGAAGGAGGAAACTTTGCTTATTCTCAGGTCATACCTGGCACACACTACAAAATGGAAAgatattctgaaatatgttaaacaaaatatCGGCCAACTTCCTCAAGCAGCAAAGAAACTGTACCGGACTGCCAGTGCGAAACAGCTGCGAGACAGGATGACGACAAAACTTGAGAAACTTATATATCAGCAAGCTGAAAAGATTGAAGACAAAGACATATG TTCAGCAATTCAAGATATTCAAATGATGGAGAGGATCCTGGTTAAGAGAAAGCTGTCTCAGCCAAAGAAAACATAA
- the LOC123554539 gene encoding uncharacterized protein LOC123554539 has translation MEQKRPDWDTTEKLILLLRMISVLLIIIIIASEIFSHAQHQNDLLEEEHTLTALHDQKEVNTNYSQIPSAQTNELQSLKIPQGSSLHRRNRTVHIGKVETLLILRSYLAHATNWKDVLEDVKQNISQLPEAANKLYQTAANEKQRRDRMSRKLEKLINQKAENIDDLDGRSAVQDIKIMERILVKRMPSQPKEQDGDMRGAVAAGTQSKIENKTPKQNQNRHQKKKTSIIDLIRQNLLGPN, from the exons ATGGAACAGAAACGGCCAGACTGGGATACGACTGAAAAACTGATTTTGTTATTACGTATGATCTCCGTGTTGCtcataatcattattattgcATCTGAAATATTCTCCCATGCTCAACATCAGAACGACTTGCTAGAGGAAGAACATACACTGACTGCATTACATGATCAG aaGGAAGTAAACACTAATTACAGTCAGATTCCTTCGGCACAGACGAATgaacttcaaagtttaaaaataccACAAG GATCATCTCTTCATCGCCGAAATAGAACTGTTCATATTGGGAAGGTGGAAACTTTGCTTATTCTCAGATCATACTTGGCCCATGCTACAAATTGGAAAGATGTTTTGGAAgatgttaaacaaaatatcagCCAACTTCCCGAAGCTGCAAATAAACTCTACCAGACTGCTGCCAATGAAAAGCAACGGCGAGACAGAATGTCGAGAAAACTTGAAAAACTGATAAATCAGAAAGCTGAAAACATTGACGACTTAGATGGACG CTCAGCAGTTCAAGATATTAAAATAATGGAGAGGATCCTGGTTAAAAGAATGCCCTCTCAACCAAAGGAGCAAGACGGAGACATGAGAGGTGCAGTTGCAGCTGGTACgcaaagcaaaatagagaacaaAACTCCTAAACAGAACCAAAATCGACACCAAAAGAAGAAAACATCCATCATTGATTTAATCCGCCAGAATCTACTTGGACCAAACTGA
- the LOC128558473 gene encoding uncharacterized protein LOC128558473 isoform X2 → MIGIPSELVSKGTSLGHQTKTVEIGKEETLLILRSYLAHTTKWKDILKYVKQNIGQLPQAAKKLYRTASAKQLRDRMTTKLEKLIYQQAEKIEDKDICSAIQDIQMMERILVKRKLSQPKKT, encoded by the exons ATGATTGGAATACCAAGTGAACTCGTCTCGAAGG GAACATCTCTAGGGCACCAAACGAAAACAGTTGAAATAGGGAAGGAGGAAACTTTGCTTATTCTCAGGTCATACCTGGCACACACTACAAAATGGAAAgatattctgaaatatgttaaacaaaatatCGGCCAACTTCCTCAAGCAGCAAAGAAACTGTACCGGACTGCCAGTGCGAAACAGCTGCGAGACAGGATGACGACAAAACTTGAGAAACTTATATATCAGCAAGCTGAAAAGATTGAAGACAAAGACATATG TTCAGCAATTCAAGATATTCAAATGATGGAGAGGATCCTGGTTAAGAGAAAGCTGTCTCAGCCAAAGAAAACATAA